The following proteins are encoded in a genomic region of Dioscorea cayenensis subsp. rotundata cultivar TDr96_F1 chromosome 8, TDr96_F1_v2_PseudoChromosome.rev07_lg8_w22 25.fasta, whole genome shotgun sequence:
- the LOC120267621 gene encoding proteasome subunit alpha type-3, translating into MSSIGTGYDLSVTTFSPDGRVFQIEYAAKAVDNSGTVIGIKCKDGIVMGVEKLISSKMMLPGSNRRIHAVHRHSGMAIAGLAADGRQIVTRAKSEATSYEKVYGEPIPVKELAERVASYVHLCTLYWWLRPFGCGVILGGYDWNGPELYMVEPSGVSYRYFGAAIGKGRQAAKTEIEKLKLSELTCRQGVIEVAKIIYGVHDEAKDKAFELEMSWVCEESNRQHQKVPDDLLEEAKAAAKAALEDMDDD; encoded by the exons ATGAGCAGCATCGGAACGGGCTACGATCTCTCCGTCACCACCTTCTCCCCCGATGGTCGGGTTTTCCAGATCGAGTACGCCGCCAAGGCCGTCGACAACAGCGG GACCGTTATTGGGATCAAATGCAAAGATGGAATTGTTATG GGTGTGGAGAAGCTGATATCATCGAAGATGATGTTGCCAGGGTCGAATCGAAGGATCCACGCTGTTCATCGGCATTCTGGAATG GCTATTGCTGGTTTAGCGGCGGATGGCAGGCAAATTGTTACAAGAGCAAAGTCAGAAGCTACTAGTTATGAAAA GGTTTATGGCGAGCCCATACCTGTGAAAGAGCTCGCAGAACGTGTTGCCAGCTATGTCCATCTTTGCACACTTTATTGGTGGCTGAG ACCTTTTGGTTGTGGTGTTATTCTTGGAGGTTATGATTGGAATGGACCTGAACTGTACATGGTTGAACCCTCAGGGGTTTCATAT AGATATTTTGGGGCTGCAATTGGAAAGGGAAGGCAAGCAGCAAAAAC GGAAATTGAGAAGCTTAAACTGTCTGAACTAACGTGTAGGCAAGGTGTGATTGAAGTTGCCAAAAT TATATATGGGGTACATGATGAGGCAAAGGACAAAGCCTTTGAGTTGGAAATGAGTTGGGTCTGTGAAGAGTCAAACCGCCAACATCAGAAG